The Faecalibacterium sp. I3-3-89 sequence TGTTGGCCCGCTTGCCGTAGTGGTGCTCAAAGTCCATATCAGCGGTGATGGCGTAGACGCCTGCGCAGGGGTGAAGCTCCATCTGCTGGCCGAGGGTACGGGCCAGCTTGGCAGCGCCCTCGATGGTGCTCATCCGCTCGCCATACGGGGGATTGGTCAGGACGATGGCCTCGCTTCGGGCTGCGAAGTCGGCCACATCAGCCACCTCGAAGTGGCAGCGCTTCTCCACACCGGCCAGCTTGGCGTTGGCGTTGGCGAGAGCCACTGCGGCGGGGTCGATGTCGTAGCCGAAAGCCTCGAAGCCCACGTCCAGCTTGGATTCCGCCAGAGCCTTCTGGCGCTGCTCGGCCCAGACGGCGGCGGGCACAAAGCTGTACCGCTCGGCGGCAAACCGGCGTTTGAGGCCGGGGGCGATGTTCATGGCCTTCTGAGCAGCCTCGATGAGGAGGGTGCCGCTGCCGCAGAAGGGATCCTCCACGAGGCTGTCGCGGCGGACACGGCCAAGGTCGGCGATGGTCGCAGCCAGCGTCTCGCGGATGGGGGCCTCCATGGAGTTGCGGCGGTAACCGCGCTTATGGAGGCCGTCGCCGGTGGTGTCCAGCATGATCTCGCAGACATTCTTGCGGAGCATGAAACGGATCTTATACTCTGCACCGGTCTCGGGCAGGCTGGTGGTGCGGTGGCCCTGCATCAGGCGCTTGACGACCGCCTTCTTGATGATGCTCTGGCAGGCCGGCACGCTGGACAGCTGGCTGTTCAGCGAGGAACCAGTGACCGGGAAAGCCGCATCGGCGGGCAGAAGCTCCTCCCAGTGGATGGAGTAGACTCCATCGAACAGCTCGTCGAAGGTGGTGGCCGTATAGGTGTTGAGGAGCAGCATGACCCGCTCCACCGTGCGGAGGTTGAGGTTGGCGGCGGCGATCATCTCCGCACCGCCTTTGAAGGTCAGACGACCGTCGCTGACCCGGATGTCCTCGGCACCGATGCGGCGCAGCTCAAAGTTGGCCGTGGATTCGCACCCGAAAAAGCAGGGGGCGATGAGTTCAAATTTTGCAGGCATTCTGGTTTCCTTTCCTGTCGGGTGCAGCAGCTGCCGCACCAAAAAACAGG is a genomic window containing:
- a CDS encoding THUMP domain-containing class I SAM-dependent RNA methyltransferase yields the protein MPAKFELIAPCFFGCESTANFELRRIGAEDIRVSDGRLTFKGGAEMIAAANLNLRTVERVMLLLNTYTATTFDELFDGVYSIHWEELLPADAAFPVTGSSLNSQLSSVPACQSIIKKAVVKRLMQGHRTTSLPETGAEYKIRFMLRKNVCEIMLDTTGDGLHKRGYRRNSMEAPIRETLAATIADLGRVRRDSLVEDPFCGSGTLLIEAAQKAMNIAPGLKRRFAAERYSFVPAAVWAEQRQKALAESKLDVGFEAFGYDIDPAAVALANANAKLAGVEKRCHFEVADVADFAARSEAIVLTNPPYGERMSTIEGAAKLARTLGQQMELHPCAGVYAITADMDFEHHYGKRANKRRKMYNGMIPCQLYMYYNAPKSEQARPAKPMPKSGFDGKRTQPGHTGRFEKK